One genomic window of Bombus fervidus isolate BK054 chromosome 14, iyBomFerv1, whole genome shotgun sequence includes the following:
- the LOC139994065 gene encoding annexin B11 isoform X2, producing the protein MSYGYQLSPTVVPYNDFDARADAEVLRKAMKGFGTDEKAIIHVLANRSNLQRQEIAVQFKTLYGKDLIKDLKSELSGNFERLVLAMMMPLPQFYAKELHDAMAGIGTDECVLIEVLCTMSNHEIRVIKQAYEAMYGRTLEDDLRDDTSGNFKRLMVSLCCANRDESFDVDHAAAIEDAKELLRAGELRFGTDESTFNAVLVQRNVPQLKQVFQEYENITGHAIEDAIENEFSGDIKKGLLAIVKCVKNRAGFFAEQLYKSMKGLGTDDDRLIRLVVTRCEVDMGEIKETFRQLYNESLEEFISGDCSGHYKKCLLALVS; encoded by the exons ATGAGTTACGGTTATCAA CTGTCCCCTACAGTTGTACCATACAACGATTTTGATGCCAGAGCAGATGCAGAAGTCTTAAGGAAAGCAATGAAGGGTTTTGGGACAGATGAAAAAGCTATTATTCATGTGCTTGCCAATCGTAGTAATCTGCAACGCCAAGAAATTGCAGTCCAGTTCAAAACCTTATATGGAAAG gATCTTATAAAAGACTTGAAATCTGAATTGTCGGGCAACTTCGAAAGATTAGTTCTTGCTATGATGATGCCGTTACCGCAATTTTATGCCAAAGAATTACATGACGCAATGGCGGGTATCGGTACCGACGAATGTGTCCTCATAGAAGTATTGTGTACTATGTCCAATCACGAGATTCGCGTGATTAAACAAGCTTACGAAGCGA TGTATGGAAGAACATTAGAGGATGATCTAAGAGATGATACTTCCGGGAATTTCAAGCGGTTAATGGTATCGTTATGTTGTGCCAACAGAGATGAGTCATTCGATGTAGATCACGCAGCCGCTATAGAAGATGCCAAAGAACTTCTCAGAGCtg GTGAACTCCGTTTCGGAACTGATGAATCAACATTTAATGCGGTATTGGTTCAAAGAAATGTTCCACAATTGAAACAGGTATTCcaagaatatgaaaatattacggGACATGCTATTGAAGATGCAATCGAAAACGAATTCTCGGGTGATATCAAAAAAGGTCTTCTAGCCATCg TGAAATGCGTCAAAAACAGAGCCGGTTTCTTTGCTGAACAATTATACAAAAGCATGAAAGGTCTTGGTACAGATGATGATCGTTTAATCAGGCTGGTTGTTACACGTTGCGAAGTGGACATGGGAGAAATCAAAGAAACATTCAGACAGCTATATAATGAATCGCTAGAAGAATTTATATCC GGTGATTGTTCCGGACATTACAAGAAATGTCTTTTAGCACTTGTTTCTTAA
- the LOC139994065 gene encoding annexin B9 isoform X1, producing the protein MSYGYQGPPVIQFPGHAPPPTSFGAPPGTPSAPGALPYPQSGNIGFTSSAPMSFGMPQPYSPYPVQPSHPMSNQCPPSAPGAPVQQIPLPMPQSSSPYPTQQMQQPYPGQPSIYPQQQNYNMYPNLRNAPDAKECFNIPSPYTSASNTHSNNSSSYQGGSYPGGQGTGYYSPHTGRSTPYQPTPAPAPRRNQFTPKLSPTVVPYNDFDARADAEVLRKAMKGFGTDEKAIIHVLANRSNLQRQEIAVQFKTLYGKDLIKDLKSELSGNFERLVLAMMMPLPQFYAKELHDAMAGIGTDECVLIEVLCTMSNHEIRVIKQAYEAMYGRTLEDDLRDDTSGNFKRLMVSLCCANRDESFDVDHAAAIEDAKELLRAGELRFGTDESTFNAVLVQRNVPQLKQVFQEYENITGHAIEDAIENEFSGDIKKGLLAIVKCVKNRAGFFAEQLYKSMKGLGTDDDRLIRLVVTRCEVDMGEIKETFRQLYNESLEEFISGDCSGHYKKCLLALVS; encoded by the exons ATGAGTTACGGTTATCAA GGACCACCAGTGATTCAGTTTCctggccatgcaccaccaccaaCATCATTTGGGGCTCCACCTGGTACACCCTCTGCCCCCGGTGCTCTGCCTTATCCTCAAAGTGGCAACATAGGTTTTACAAGTTCTGCTCCTATGTCTTTTGGTATGCCACAACCTTATTCTCCATATCCTGTGCAACCTAGTCATCCTATGTCAAACCAATGTCCTCCTTCAGCACCAGGAGCTCCTGTTCAACAAATACCTTTACCTATGCCACAATCCTCTTCCCCTTACCCAACCCAACAAATGCAGCAACCATATCCAGGACAACCTTCTATATATCCGCaacaacaaaattataatatgtatccAAATCTTCGGAATGCACCAGATGCAAAAGAATGTTTTAATATACCTTCTCCTTATACCTCTGCTTCCAATACTCACTCAAATAATTCAAGTTCCTATCAAGGCGGAAGCTATCCTGGGGGGCAGGGTACAGGATATTATTCTCCGCACACAGGTAGATCTACTCCCTATCAACCTACCCCAGCCCCAGCCCCCCGGAGAAATCAGTTTACGCCTAAG CTGTCCCCTACAGTTGTACCATACAACGATTTTGATGCCAGAGCAGATGCAGAAGTCTTAAGGAAAGCAATGAAGGGTTTTGGGACAGATGAAAAAGCTATTATTCATGTGCTTGCCAATCGTAGTAATCTGCAACGCCAAGAAATTGCAGTCCAGTTCAAAACCTTATATGGAAAG gATCTTATAAAAGACTTGAAATCTGAATTGTCGGGCAACTTCGAAAGATTAGTTCTTGCTATGATGATGCCGTTACCGCAATTTTATGCCAAAGAATTACATGACGCAATGGCGGGTATCGGTACCGACGAATGTGTCCTCATAGAAGTATTGTGTACTATGTCCAATCACGAGATTCGCGTGATTAAACAAGCTTACGAAGCGA TGTATGGAAGAACATTAGAGGATGATCTAAGAGATGATACTTCCGGGAATTTCAAGCGGTTAATGGTATCGTTATGTTGTGCCAACAGAGATGAGTCATTCGATGTAGATCACGCAGCCGCTATAGAAGATGCCAAAGAACTTCTCAGAGCtg GTGAACTCCGTTTCGGAACTGATGAATCAACATTTAATGCGGTATTGGTTCAAAGAAATGTTCCACAATTGAAACAGGTATTCcaagaatatgaaaatattacggGACATGCTATTGAAGATGCAATCGAAAACGAATTCTCGGGTGATATCAAAAAAGGTCTTCTAGCCATCg TGAAATGCGTCAAAAACAGAGCCGGTTTCTTTGCTGAACAATTATACAAAAGCATGAAAGGTCTTGGTACAGATGATGATCGTTTAATCAGGCTGGTTGTTACACGTTGCGAAGTGGACATGGGAGAAATCAAAGAAACATTCAGACAGCTATATAATGAATCGCTAGAAGAATTTATATCC GGTGATTGTTCCGGACATTACAAGAAATGTCTTTTAGCACTTGTTTCTTAA
- the Alg10 gene encoding alpha-1,2-glucosyltransferase Alg10: protein MMNQILPKDIQYVQKVLMSLIFLCITQLFIYLNHVQPYYFIDEVFHVPQTLRYCAGNFTQWDPKITTLPGLYLIATLILSPLKLCTIFYMRCINLFGTFLNLYLAHRIIKQISITHWTQRWNDWMKFNVACNIMFFPPLFFWHFLYYTDVASVNATLLMLLLHLYKKFKMAALVGFLSVLIRQTNIIWIVFITMEHLFDLLDHKMHKPISHEQYTSIMYLRLLWEKIMQETCHGWKLFIKFIVQLGVQLFPYVVVCFMFIAFVVWNKAIVVGDKTAHVPTVHISQLLYFSTFLFCFLWPHMIIYWKDYLKFISKHWVFASCIWILLTIIVHFNTLVHPYMLADNRHYVFYFWNRLMGRYKQFKYLLVPIYSFTLYTMFHGLKHLRFMTQINYIIMISVVLIPQLLIEPRYFIIPYILYRFLVKEPKKWQIIAESITVIIVNFLQFYIFVNKVFYWNDQPYPQRISW, encoded by the exons ATGATGAACCAAATCTTACCTAAAGACATTCAATATGTACAAAAAGTTTTGATgtcgttaatttttttatgtattacacaattatttatttatttgaaccaTGTACAAccttattatttcattgatgAGGTTTTTCATGTACCTCAGACTTTGCGATATTGCGCTGGCAATTTTACACAG TGGGATCCTAAAATTACCACTTTACCTGGGCTATACCTAATTGCAACTCTGATATTATCACCCTTAAAACTCTGtactattttttatatgaGATGCATAAATTTGTTTGGAACATTTCTGAATCTCTATCTTGCTCAcagaataattaaacaaatttcaataacTCATTGGACGCAAAGATGGAATGATTGGATGAAATTTAATGTGGCTTGTAACATTATGTTTTTCCCACCGTTATTTTTTTggcattttttatattatacagatGTTGCATCAGTTAATGCAACATTACTAATGTTattgttacatttatataaaaaatttaaaatggcAGCTTTAGTAG GTTTTTTGTCTGTGTTAATTCGACAGACAAATATTATTTGGATCGTATTTATTACTATGGAacatttatttgatttattagatCATAAAATGCACAAACCAATTTCACATGAACAGTATACTTCAATAATGTATTTAAGA TTGTTATGGGAAAAAATAATGCAAGAAACATGTCATGGATGGAAGTTATTTATAAAGTTCATCGTTCAGTTGGGTGTACAATTGTTCCCATACGTTGTAGTATGTTTTATGTTTATTGCTTTTGTTGTATGGAACAAAGCAATTGTAGTTGGAGATAAAACAGCTCATGTTCCCACTGTTCATATTTCtcaattgttatatttttctacttttctattttgctttttATGGCCACACATGATTATTTACTGGAAAGATTACTTAAAGTTTATTAGTAAACACTGGGTGTTTGCAAGCTGTATCTGGATTCTTTTAACTATAATTGTTCATTTTAATACTCTTGTACACCCATATATGTTGGCTGATAATAGacattatgtattttatttttggaaTAGGTTAATGGGAAgatataaacaatttaaatatcttttggTGCCAATATACTCATTCACTTTATATACAATGTTTCACGGACTTAAACATTTAAGATTTATGACACAAATTAATTACATCATTATGATTTCTGTAGTACTTATTCCTCAGTTACTAATAGAACCACGTTACTTTATTATTCCATATATACTTTATCGGTTCCTTGTTAAGGAACCAAAGAAGTGGCAAATTATTGCAGAATCAATAACTGTAATTATAGTAAACTTTTTACAATTCTATATCTTTGTCAATAAAGTTTTCTATTGGAATGATCAGCCTTATCCTCAAAGAATTTCTTGGTAA
- the Art4 gene encoding arginine methyltransferase 4 isoform X3 codes for MAKVFRAVTVSTLSNNGQSTAKFNKPVTLNINYDPQGLSVEFLAGESTGRDKTTLLEFPVTPSTECSRVSSRSYVFTLDTDSLLITFVSETDFRNFHSQILKLKNGKGVSAFNERTEESSAMQYFQFYGYLSQQQNMMQDYIRTSTYQRAILGNLSDFKDKVVLDVGAGSGILSFFAVQAGAKKVYAVEASNMANHAELLVAANNLSDKIIVIAGKIEEIDLPERVDCIVSEPMGYMLYNERMLETYLHAKKWLVPGGRMFPSRGDLHIAPFSDENLYMEQFNKANFWYQTCFHGVDLSAMRNNAIKEYFRQPIVDTFDIRICMAKSIRHIVDFQTANETDLHKIEIDVDFHILESGTCHGLAFWFDVAFIGSTQQVWLSTAPTEPLTHWYQVRCLLENPLFCKSGQLLSGKVILIANKRQSYDVTIELKLEGTNMESSSNTLDLKNPYFRYTGAAAQPPPGLNNTSPSESYWTTLDAQGARQAVNMVNGMSVNGLGEVSMDATAAVNPSNLLAIGGQPNIHPGSISSTGRGRVGGTATSTQAAQLIGGGITPNMFTSPATISKS; via the exons ATGGCGAAGGTGTTTCGCGCGGTGACAGTATCGACTTTGTCAAACAATGGACAGTCAACAGCAAAATTTAACAAGCCGGTCACGCTTAATATCAATTATGATCCACAAGGTCTCAGTGTTGAGTTCCTTGCAG GAGAATCAACTGGTAGAGATAAAACAACACTATTGGAATTTCCAGTAACTCCTAGTACAGAATGTTCTAGAGTTTCATCTAGAAGTTATGTATTCACACTTGATACTGATAGCTTACTTATAACATTCGTCAGTGAAACCG attttagaaattttcattcacaaatattgaaattaaagaatggCAAAGGTGTTTCTGCGTTTAATGAAAGGACTGAAGAATCATCAGCTatgcaatattttcaattttatggtTACCTATCTCAGCAACAAAATATGATGCAAGATTACATTAGGACTAGTACATACCAGCGAGCAATCCTGGGAAATCTGTCTGATTTTAAAGATAAAGTTGTGTTAGATGTAGGTGCAGGTTCTGgaatattatcattttttgCAGTACAAGCTGGTGCAAAAAAAGTATATGCAGTAGAAGCAAGTAATATGGCAAATCATGCAGAACTGTTAGTTGCTGCTAATAATTTGTCAGACAAGATTATTGTCATTGCTggtaaaatagaagaaattgaTTTACCAGAAAGAGTAGACTGCATAGTGAGTGAACCCATgggttatatgttatacaatGAAAGAATGCTTGAAACGTATCTTCATGCAAAAAAGTGGTTAGTTCCAG GTGGAAGAATGTTCCCCTCTCGAGGTGATCTTCACATTGCACCTTTTTCCGATGAAAATCTTTATATGGAGCAATTTAATAAAGCTAACTTTTGGTACCAAACATGTTTTCATGGTGTAGATCTCTCAGCGATGCGAAATAATGCGATCAAAGAATACTTTAGACAGCCAATAGTTGATACCTTTGATATAAGAATTTGTATGGCTAAATCTATCAGACACATTGTAGATTTTCAAACTGCTAATGAGActgatttacataaaatag aAATTGATGTGGATTTTCACATATTGGAAAGTGGTACTTGTCATGGTCTCGCATTTTGGTTTGATGTTGCATTTATTGGATCAACGCAACAGGTTTGGTTAAGCACAGCTCCCACAGAACCTCTTACTCATTGGTATCAAGTTCGTTGTCTTTTGGAAAATCCTTTGTTTTGTAAAAGCGGTCAACTGTTGTCTGGGAAAGTCATTCTTATTGCGAATAAAAg ACAATCGTACGACGTAACAATAGAACTGAAACTAGAAGGGACGAATATGGAAAGTAGTAGTAATACTTTAGATTTGAAAAATCCGTACTTCAGATACACAGGAGCAGCTGCACAACCTCCACCTGGTTTAAATAATACGTCTCCTAGCGAGTCCTATTGGACTACTTTAGATGCACAAGGTGCCAGACAAGCGGTAAACATGGTTAATGGAATGTCTGTGAATGGTTTAGGCGAAGTTTCTATGGATGCGACCGCGGCAGTAAATCCCAGTAATTTGCTTGCAATag GAGGCCAACCAAATATTCATCCCGGTTCGATTTCGAGTACAGGGCGGGGACGAGTGGGGGGTACAGCGACGAGTACACAAGCAGCACAGTTAATAGGTGGTGGAATCACTCCAAATATGTTTACATCTCCCGCTACG ATATCGAAATCTTAA
- the Art4 gene encoding arginine methyltransferase 4 isoform X1, translated as MAKVFRAVTVSTLSNNGQSTAKFNKPVTLNINYDPQGLSVEFLAGESTGRDKTTLLEFPVTPSTECSRVSSRSYVFTLDTDSLLITFVSETDFRNFHSQILKLKNGKGVSAFNERTEESSAMQYFQFYGYLSQQQNMMQDYIRTSTYQRAILGNLSDFKDKVVLDVGAGSGILSFFAVQAGAKKVYAVEASNMANHAELLVAANNLSDKIIVIAGKIEEIDLPERVDCIVSEPMGYMLYNERMLETYLHAKKWLVPGGRMFPSRGDLHIAPFSDENLYMEQFNKANFWYQTCFHGVDLSAMRNNAIKEYFRQPIVDTFDIRICMAKSIRHIVDFQTANETDLHKIEIDVDFHILESGTCHGLAFWFDVAFIGSTQQVWLSTAPTEPLTHWYQVRCLLENPLFCKSGQLLSGKVILIANKRQSYDVTIELKLEGTNMESSSNTLDLKNPYFRYTGAAAQPPPGLNNTSPSESYWTTLDAQGARQAVNMVNGMSVNGLGEVSMDATAAVNPSNLLAIGGQPNIHPGSISSTGRGRVGGTATSTQAAQLIGGGITPNMFTSPATLGVNFQQSLVLGNTSHYPVNPSLMIGDYVTPGNGISSQTYRQ; from the exons ATGGCGAAGGTGTTTCGCGCGGTGACAGTATCGACTTTGTCAAACAATGGACAGTCAACAGCAAAATTTAACAAGCCGGTCACGCTTAATATCAATTATGATCCACAAGGTCTCAGTGTTGAGTTCCTTGCAG GAGAATCAACTGGTAGAGATAAAACAACACTATTGGAATTTCCAGTAACTCCTAGTACAGAATGTTCTAGAGTTTCATCTAGAAGTTATGTATTCACACTTGATACTGATAGCTTACTTATAACATTCGTCAGTGAAACCG attttagaaattttcattcacaaatattgaaattaaagaatggCAAAGGTGTTTCTGCGTTTAATGAAAGGACTGAAGAATCATCAGCTatgcaatattttcaattttatggtTACCTATCTCAGCAACAAAATATGATGCAAGATTACATTAGGACTAGTACATACCAGCGAGCAATCCTGGGAAATCTGTCTGATTTTAAAGATAAAGTTGTGTTAGATGTAGGTGCAGGTTCTGgaatattatcattttttgCAGTACAAGCTGGTGCAAAAAAAGTATATGCAGTAGAAGCAAGTAATATGGCAAATCATGCAGAACTGTTAGTTGCTGCTAATAATTTGTCAGACAAGATTATTGTCATTGCTggtaaaatagaagaaattgaTTTACCAGAAAGAGTAGACTGCATAGTGAGTGAACCCATgggttatatgttatacaatGAAAGAATGCTTGAAACGTATCTTCATGCAAAAAAGTGGTTAGTTCCAG GTGGAAGAATGTTCCCCTCTCGAGGTGATCTTCACATTGCACCTTTTTCCGATGAAAATCTTTATATGGAGCAATTTAATAAAGCTAACTTTTGGTACCAAACATGTTTTCATGGTGTAGATCTCTCAGCGATGCGAAATAATGCGATCAAAGAATACTTTAGACAGCCAATAGTTGATACCTTTGATATAAGAATTTGTATGGCTAAATCTATCAGACACATTGTAGATTTTCAAACTGCTAATGAGActgatttacataaaatag aAATTGATGTGGATTTTCACATATTGGAAAGTGGTACTTGTCATGGTCTCGCATTTTGGTTTGATGTTGCATTTATTGGATCAACGCAACAGGTTTGGTTAAGCACAGCTCCCACAGAACCTCTTACTCATTGGTATCAAGTTCGTTGTCTTTTGGAAAATCCTTTGTTTTGTAAAAGCGGTCAACTGTTGTCTGGGAAAGTCATTCTTATTGCGAATAAAAg ACAATCGTACGACGTAACAATAGAACTGAAACTAGAAGGGACGAATATGGAAAGTAGTAGTAATACTTTAGATTTGAAAAATCCGTACTTCAGATACACAGGAGCAGCTGCACAACCTCCACCTGGTTTAAATAATACGTCTCCTAGCGAGTCCTATTGGACTACTTTAGATGCACAAGGTGCCAGACAAGCGGTAAACATGGTTAATGGAATGTCTGTGAATGGTTTAGGCGAAGTTTCTATGGATGCGACCGCGGCAGTAAATCCCAGTAATTTGCTTGCAATag GAGGCCAACCAAATATTCATCCCGGTTCGATTTCGAGTACAGGGCGGGGACGAGTGGGGGGTACAGCGACGAGTACACAAGCAGCACAGTTAATAGGTGGTGGAATCACTCCAAATATGTTTACATCTCCCGCTACG CTTGGTGTTAATTTCCAGCAATCGCTGGTCCTTGGCAATACTTCACATTATCCAGTGAATCCCAGCTTGATGATTGGAGATTATGTGACACCTGGTAATGGCATATCATCTCAAACGTATCGACAATGA
- the Art4 gene encoding arginine methyltransferase 4 isoform X2, with translation MAKVFRAVTVSTLSNNGQSTAKFNKPVTLNINYDPQGLSVEFLAGESTGRDKTTLLEFPVTPSTECSRVSSRSYVFTLDTDSLLITFVSETDFRNFHSQILKLKNGKGVSAFNERTEESSAMQYFQFYGYLSQQQNMMQDYIRTSTYQRAILGNLSDFKDKVVLDVGAGSGILSFFAVQAGAKKVYAVEASNMANHAELLVAANNLSDKIIVIAGKIEEIDLPERVDCIVSEPMGYMLYNERMLETYLHAKKWLVPGGRMFPSRGDLHIAPFSDENLYMEQFNKANFWYQTCFHGVDLSAMRNNAIKEYFRQPIVDTFDIRICMAKSIRHIVDFQTANETDLHKIEIDVDFHILESGTCHGLAFWFDVAFIGSTQQVWLSTAPTEPLTHWYQVRCLLENPLFCKSGQLLSGKVILIANKRQSYDVTIELKLEGTNMESSSNTLDLKNPYFRYTGAAAQPPPGLNNTSPSESYWTTLDAQGARQAVNMVNGMSVNGLGEVSMDATAAVNPSNLLAIGGQPNIHPGSISSTGRGRVGGTATSTQAAQLIGGGITPNMFTSPATQSLVLGNTSHYPVNPSLMIGDYVTPGNGISSQTYRQ, from the exons ATGGCGAAGGTGTTTCGCGCGGTGACAGTATCGACTTTGTCAAACAATGGACAGTCAACAGCAAAATTTAACAAGCCGGTCACGCTTAATATCAATTATGATCCACAAGGTCTCAGTGTTGAGTTCCTTGCAG GAGAATCAACTGGTAGAGATAAAACAACACTATTGGAATTTCCAGTAACTCCTAGTACAGAATGTTCTAGAGTTTCATCTAGAAGTTATGTATTCACACTTGATACTGATAGCTTACTTATAACATTCGTCAGTGAAACCG attttagaaattttcattcacaaatattgaaattaaagaatggCAAAGGTGTTTCTGCGTTTAATGAAAGGACTGAAGAATCATCAGCTatgcaatattttcaattttatggtTACCTATCTCAGCAACAAAATATGATGCAAGATTACATTAGGACTAGTACATACCAGCGAGCAATCCTGGGAAATCTGTCTGATTTTAAAGATAAAGTTGTGTTAGATGTAGGTGCAGGTTCTGgaatattatcattttttgCAGTACAAGCTGGTGCAAAAAAAGTATATGCAGTAGAAGCAAGTAATATGGCAAATCATGCAGAACTGTTAGTTGCTGCTAATAATTTGTCAGACAAGATTATTGTCATTGCTggtaaaatagaagaaattgaTTTACCAGAAAGAGTAGACTGCATAGTGAGTGAACCCATgggttatatgttatacaatGAAAGAATGCTTGAAACGTATCTTCATGCAAAAAAGTGGTTAGTTCCAG GTGGAAGAATGTTCCCCTCTCGAGGTGATCTTCACATTGCACCTTTTTCCGATGAAAATCTTTATATGGAGCAATTTAATAAAGCTAACTTTTGGTACCAAACATGTTTTCATGGTGTAGATCTCTCAGCGATGCGAAATAATGCGATCAAAGAATACTTTAGACAGCCAATAGTTGATACCTTTGATATAAGAATTTGTATGGCTAAATCTATCAGACACATTGTAGATTTTCAAACTGCTAATGAGActgatttacataaaatag aAATTGATGTGGATTTTCACATATTGGAAAGTGGTACTTGTCATGGTCTCGCATTTTGGTTTGATGTTGCATTTATTGGATCAACGCAACAGGTTTGGTTAAGCACAGCTCCCACAGAACCTCTTACTCATTGGTATCAAGTTCGTTGTCTTTTGGAAAATCCTTTGTTTTGTAAAAGCGGTCAACTGTTGTCTGGGAAAGTCATTCTTATTGCGAATAAAAg ACAATCGTACGACGTAACAATAGAACTGAAACTAGAAGGGACGAATATGGAAAGTAGTAGTAATACTTTAGATTTGAAAAATCCGTACTTCAGATACACAGGAGCAGCTGCACAACCTCCACCTGGTTTAAATAATACGTCTCCTAGCGAGTCCTATTGGACTACTTTAGATGCACAAGGTGCCAGACAAGCGGTAAACATGGTTAATGGAATGTCTGTGAATGGTTTAGGCGAAGTTTCTATGGATGCGACCGCGGCAGTAAATCCCAGTAATTTGCTTGCAATag GAGGCCAACCAAATATTCATCCCGGTTCGATTTCGAGTACAGGGCGGGGACGAGTGGGGGGTACAGCGACGAGTACACAAGCAGCACAGTTAATAGGTGGTGGAATCACTCCAAATATGTTTACATCTCCCGCTACG CAATCGCTGGTCCTTGGCAATACTTCACATTATCCAGTGAATCCCAGCTTGATGATTGGAGATTATGTGACACCTGGTAATGGCATATCATCTCAAACGTATCGACAATGA